Proteins encoded within one genomic window of Streptomyces taklimakanensis:
- a CDS encoding carbohydrate ABC transporter permease, protein MANDVRAADRDTAVPTPRGRAETPPGRGLLLAAALVLPPRLTPAGVKNDRRYRSIDKYRFVCWFLSVPLLVYGIFVISPFLQAFYYSLTDWSGYSSRFGFVGLDNYSRMLDDSDFWASIRHSVLLLVVAPVVTLGLGLFFAFMLQAGGRRRRGEAFSGVRGAKFYKIVYFFPQVLSVAIVGVVWGAMFDPITGPINEVLRSVGLGSLARNWLANPDIALLCVLFVLCWMFVGFYVVLFSAAMGSVPGEIHEAALLDGAGRSTTFFRVTLPLVWDTVHTGWIYMGIQALDAFAIVHIMTINQGGPGNSTLVTPVYLYKKAFDVGQAGYATAVGVVLLVVTMVFAAVMMLFGRRERIEY, encoded by the coding sequence ATGGCGAACGACGTCCGGGCGGCGGACAGGGACACCGCGGTACCGACACCCCGGGGGCGAGCGGAGACGCCCCCCGGCAGGGGCCTGCTGCTCGCGGCGGCGCTCGTGCTGCCGCCCCGCCTCACCCCGGCGGGGGTGAAGAACGACCGGCGCTACCGGAGCATCGACAAGTACCGCTTCGTCTGCTGGTTCCTGTCGGTGCCGCTGCTGGTCTACGGGATCTTCGTGATCTCGCCGTTCCTCCAGGCCTTCTACTACTCGCTGACCGACTGGTCCGGCTACAGCAGTCGGTTCGGCTTCGTCGGCCTGGACAACTACTCCCGGATGCTGGACGACTCCGACTTCTGGGCGTCGATCCGGCACAGCGTCCTGCTGCTGGTCGTGGCACCCGTGGTGACCCTGGGGCTCGGGCTGTTCTTCGCCTTCATGCTGCAGGCCGGCGGACGGCGCCGGAGGGGCGAGGCCTTCTCGGGCGTGCGGGGGGCGAAGTTCTACAAGATCGTCTACTTCTTCCCGCAGGTCCTCTCCGTGGCGATCGTCGGGGTCGTCTGGGGTGCGATGTTCGACCCCATCACCGGCCCGATCAACGAGGTCCTGCGGTCGGTCGGTCTGGGGTCGCTGGCGCGGAACTGGCTGGCGAACCCCGACATCGCCCTGCTGTGCGTCCTGTTCGTGCTCTGCTGGATGTTCGTCGGCTTCTACGTGGTCCTGTTCTCCGCGGCCATGGGATCCGTGCCCGGGGAGATCCACGAGGCGGCCCTGCTGGACGGGGCCGGACGCTCCACGACCTTCTTCCGGGTGACCCTTCCGCTGGTCTGGGACACCGTGCACACCGGATGGATCTACATGGGCATCCAGGCCCTGGACGCCTTCGCCATCGTGCACATCATGACGATCAATCAGGGCGGGCCCGGGAACTCCACCCTGGTCACGCCGGTCTACCTGTACAAGAAGGCGTTCGACGTCGGCCAGGCCGGCTACGCCACGGCCGTCGGCGTCGTGCTCCTGGTCGTCACCATGGTCTTCGCCGCGGTCATGATGCTGTTCGGCCGGCGCGAACGAATCGAGTACTGA
- a CDS encoding carbohydrate ABC transporter permease encodes MSATKPAPVEEAATAPGRPVGGAGEGPRRKHGKGGTLNVFSGAFLVLWVVMAAGPLVWVMVNSLRESGEITGNPFGWPSALSLENFANAWSEANIGTYTLNSLIVLAGSLPGTMLLGSMAAYVIARYTFPGNRVVYLLFAGGMMFPIILAVVPLFFVMDNFSLLDTRHGLIIAYIAYSLPFTTFFMTSFFRTLPGSVAEAATIDGASHSRIFFQVMLPMAKPGLISIGIFNFLGQWNQYFLPLALNSTDEDKALLTQGLAELSVNQGYQGDWGALFAGLTIAMLPILVVYMVFQRQVQEGLTAGAVK; translated from the coding sequence GTGAGCGCAACCAAACCCGCGCCCGTGGAGGAGGCCGCCACGGCTCCCGGCCGGCCGGTGGGAGGAGCCGGGGAGGGGCCGAGGAGGAAGCACGGCAAGGGAGGCACCCTCAACGTCTTCTCCGGCGCCTTCCTGGTGCTGTGGGTGGTCATGGCGGCGGGGCCGCTGGTCTGGGTGATGGTGAACTCGCTCCGGGAGTCCGGCGAGATCACCGGCAACCCCTTCGGGTGGCCCTCGGCGCTGAGCCTGGAGAACTTCGCCAACGCCTGGTCCGAGGCGAACATCGGCACCTACACCCTGAACTCCCTGATCGTCCTGGCCGGTTCGCTGCCCGGCACCATGCTGCTGGGCTCCATGGCCGCCTATGTGATCGCCCGGTACACCTTCCCCGGGAACCGGGTCGTCTACCTGCTGTTCGCGGGCGGCATGATGTTCCCCATCATCCTGGCGGTCGTGCCGCTGTTCTTCGTGATGGACAACTTCTCGCTGCTGGACACCCGGCACGGGCTGATCATCGCCTACATCGCCTACTCGCTGCCGTTCACGACGTTCTTCATGACCTCGTTCTTCCGGACGCTGCCCGGCAGCGTCGCCGAGGCGGCCACCATCGACGGGGCCTCGCACAGCCGGATCTTCTTCCAGGTCATGTTGCCGATGGCCAAGCCGGGGCTGATCAGCATCGGCATCTTCAACTTCCTGGGGCAGTGGAACCAGTACTTCCTGCCCCTGGCGCTGAACTCCACCGACGAGGACAAGGCCCTGCTCACCCAGGGGCTGGCCGAACTGTCCGTGAACCAGGGGTACCAGGGCGACTGGGGCGCCCTCTTCGCCGGTCTGACCATCGCGATGCTCCCCATCCTGGTGGTCTACATGGTCTTCCAGCGCCAGGTGCAGGAGGGACTCACCGCGGGCGCCGTCAAGTGA
- a CDS encoding ROK family protein — translation METPGSQSSLHRANLERVVRAVRMAGSLTQAEIARTTGLSAATVSNIVRELKDNGTVEVTPTSAGGRRARSVSLSGDAGIVVGVDFGHSHLRVAIGNLAHQVLAEESEPIDVDASAPQGFDRAEQLVERLITATGFGREKVIGMGLGVPGPIDVETGALGSTAILPGWAGANPREEMAARLGVEVHVDNDANLGALGELVWGSGRGARDLAYIKVASGVGAGLVIDGRIYRGPGGTAGEIGHITLDESGPVCRCGNRGCLETFAAARYVLPLLHSSHGPDLTMTEVVRLARAGDLGCRRVVTDVGRHVGSGVANLCNLLNPSRIVLGGDLAEAGELALDPIRDSVSRYAIPSAARRLTVVPGALGGRAEVLGALALVLSEMGDSTLLDGSPVATGSVPAAVTSVGV, via the coding sequence GTGGAGACTCCGGGGTCGCAGTCCTCTCTGCACCGGGCCAATCTGGAGCGGGTGGTACGAGCCGTGCGCATGGCGGGTTCGCTCACCCAGGCGGAGATCGCTCGCACCACCGGACTGTCGGCGGCGACGGTCTCCAACATCGTCCGGGAGCTGAAGGACAACGGCACCGTCGAGGTCACCCCGACCTCCGCCGGAGGCCGTCGGGCCCGCAGCGTCTCGCTCTCCGGCGACGCCGGGATCGTCGTCGGCGTCGACTTCGGCCACTCGCACCTCCGGGTGGCCATCGGCAACCTGGCCCACCAGGTGCTCGCCGAGGAGTCCGAGCCGATCGACGTGGACGCCTCCGCCCCCCAGGGCTTCGACCGGGCCGAGCAACTCGTCGAGCGACTGATCACCGCCACCGGCTTCGGCCGCGAGAAGGTCATCGGCATGGGCCTGGGCGTGCCCGGCCCCATCGACGTGGAGACCGGCGCGCTGGGCTCCACCGCCATCCTGCCGGGCTGGGCGGGGGCCAACCCGCGCGAGGAGATGGCCGCCCGGCTGGGCGTGGAGGTGCACGTCGACAACGACGCCAACCTCGGCGCGCTCGGCGAACTGGTGTGGGGCAGCGGGCGCGGCGCGCGCGACCTGGCCTACATCAAGGTCGCCAGCGGTGTCGGCGCGGGACTGGTGATCGACGGGCGGATCTACCGGGGGCCGGGCGGCACGGCCGGGGAGATCGGCCACATCACCCTGGACGAGTCCGGGCCGGTGTGCCGCTGCGGGAACCGCGGCTGCCTGGAGACGTTCGCCGCGGCCCGCTACGTTCTGCCGCTGCTGCACTCCAGCCACGGCCCCGACCTGACCATGACCGAGGTGGTCAGGCTCGCCCGGGCCGGCGACCTGGGCTGCCGGCGGGTGGTGACCGACGTCGGGCGGCACGTGGGCAGTGGCGTCGCCAACCTGTGCAACCTGCTCAACCCCAGCCGGATCGTGCTCGGGGGCGACCTGGCGGAGGCCGGGGAGCTGGCGCTCGACCCGATCCGCGACTCCGTCTCGCGCTACGCCATTCCCAGCGCGGCCCGACGGCTGACGGTGGTGCCCGGTGCGCTCGGCGGGCGGGCGGAGGTGCTGGGCGCCCTGGCGTTGGTGTTGAGCGAGATGGGCGACTCCACGCTGTTGGACGGTTCGCCGGTCGCCACCGGGTCGGTGCCCGCGGCCGTGACGTCGGTCGGGGTCTGA
- a CDS encoding sugar ABC transporter substrate-binding protein has protein sequence MNTHLRRAAVAVAATAMAVSLAACGSAKEAGGDDGSGGGEKKKDGPLTIGLLLPEDQTARYENFDRPLIEKRVKELCSDCEVSYVNAKEDASTQQQQMNSMITKKVDVIILDAVDAKSIAGSVTKADEAGIPVVAYDRLAEGPISAYTSFDNEEVGRVQANALLEELGDKADSGQIVMMNGSPTDPNAAMFKKGAKSVLDGKVKVGKSYDTTGWKPDEANKNMNGALASLGKENIVGVYSANDGMAGGIITALKGAGVDPLPPVTGQDAELAGVQRIVAGEQFMTVYKPFQPEAYTAAEMAVALGRGEDPKAETTVDSATTKGVPATLIKPISVTIDNLEDTVIKDGLYEVEEICTPKYKAACEKAGLL, from the coding sequence ATGAACACGCATCTGCGTCGTGCCGCCGTGGCCGTGGCCGCGACCGCCATGGCCGTCTCGCTCGCCGCCTGCGGCAGCGCCAAGGAGGCCGGAGGCGACGACGGCTCCGGCGGCGGCGAGAAGAAGAAGGACGGACCGCTGACCATCGGCCTGCTGCTGCCGGAAGACCAGACGGCCCGTTACGAGAACTTCGACAGACCGCTCATAGAGAAGCGGGTCAAGGAGCTCTGCTCCGACTGCGAGGTCAGCTACGTCAACGCCAAGGAAGACGCCTCGACCCAGCAGCAGCAGATGAACTCGATGATCACCAAGAAGGTGGACGTGATCATCCTGGACGCGGTGGACGCCAAGTCCATCGCCGGGTCGGTCACCAAGGCCGACGAGGCCGGCATTCCCGTCGTCGCCTACGACCGCCTCGCCGAGGGCCCGATCTCCGCCTACACCTCCTTCGACAACGAGGAGGTCGGCAGGGTCCAGGCCAACGCCCTCCTGGAGGAGCTGGGCGACAAGGCCGACAGCGGCCAGATCGTCATGATGAACGGGTCGCCGACCGACCCCAACGCCGCCATGTTCAAGAAGGGCGCCAAGTCCGTCCTCGACGGCAAGGTCAAGGTGGGCAAGTCCTACGACACCACCGGCTGGAAGCCCGACGAGGCCAACAAGAACATGAACGGCGCCCTCGCCTCCCTGGGCAAGGAGAACATCGTCGGCGTCTACTCCGCCAACGACGGCATGGCGGGCGGCATCATCACCGCCCTCAAGGGCGCCGGCGTCGACCCGCTGCCCCCGGTCACCGGTCAGGACGCCGAGCTGGCGGGCGTCCAGCGCATCGTCGCCGGCGAGCAGTTCATGACGGTCTACAAGCCGTTCCAGCCCGAGGCGTACACCGCCGCCGAGATGGCCGTGGCCCTGGGCCGCGGCGAGGACCCGAAGGCGGAGACCACCGTCGACAGCGCCACCACCAAGGGCGTGCCCGCCACCCTGATCAAGCCGATCTCGGTGACGATCGACAACCTCGAGGACACCGTGATCAAGGACGGCCTCTACGAGGTGGAGGAGATCTGCACGCCGAAGTACAAGGCGGCGTGCGAGAAGGCCGGTCTGCTGTAA
- a CDS encoding ATP-binding cassette domain-containing protein encodes MVHVSATPVLALRGISKRFGAVQALTDVDLEVHAGEVVALVGDNGAGKSTLVKTIAGVGPADEGVFEWEGRPVEVNRPHDAQDLGIATVYQDLALCDNLDVVGNLFLGREIIRAGVLDEIEMERRARELLDTLSIRIPSVRIPVASLSGGQRQTVAIARSMLGEPKLVILDEPTAALGVEQTAQVLDLVERLRERGHAVILISHNMADVKAVADKVAVLRLGRNNGVFDVATTSQEEIISAITGATDNAVTRRKARTAGSRP; translated from the coding sequence TTGGTTCACGTGTCCGCTACGCCTGTACTGGCGTTGCGCGGAATCTCCAAGCGATTCGGAGCCGTCCAGGCGCTCACCGATGTCGATCTGGAGGTCCACGCCGGTGAGGTCGTCGCCCTGGTGGGCGACAACGGCGCCGGAAAGTCCACCCTCGTGAAGACGATCGCCGGCGTCGGCCCCGCCGACGAGGGCGTCTTCGAGTGGGAGGGCAGGCCCGTCGAGGTCAACCGCCCCCACGACGCCCAGGACCTGGGCATCGCCACCGTCTACCAGGACCTCGCCCTGTGCGACAACCTGGACGTCGTCGGCAACCTGTTCCTCGGCCGCGAGATCATCCGTGCCGGAGTCCTCGACGAGATCGAGATGGAGCGCCGCGCCCGGGAACTGCTCGACACTCTGTCGATCCGCATCCCCAGCGTCCGCATCCCCGTCGCCTCGCTCTCCGGCGGCCAGCGGCAGACCGTCGCCATCGCCCGCTCGATGCTGGGCGAGCCCAAGCTCGTCATCCTCGACGAGCCCACCGCCGCCCTCGGCGTCGAGCAGACCGCCCAGGTGCTCGACCTGGTGGAGCGACTGCGCGAGCGCGGCCACGCCGTCATCCTCATCAGCCACAACATGGCGGACGTCAAGGCGGTCGCCGACAAGGTGGCGGTGCTCCGACTCGGCCGCAACAACGGCGTCTTCGACGTCGCGACCACATCGCAGGAAGAGATCATCTCCGCCATCACCGGCGCCACGGACAACGCCGTGACCCGCCGCAAGGCGCGTACCGCGGGGAGCCGACCGTGA
- a CDS encoding sugar ABC transporter permease codes for MSETNLSKTPTSATAGTGAADGDGNGAARNAAPTVDPRLLVREEGLAGYWSDFKRKMRTGELGSVPVVVGLIIIWGIFQLQDSAFLSAENLSNLSVYIVGTGLISVGIVFVLLLGEIDLSVGSVSGLASAVFAVLAVNNGVNEWLAVPLALLTGAAVGAFHGFFFARIGVPAFVVTLAGLLAWNGLMLKVLGTDGTINLDRDGLVGTLSNHYFTDISVAYGTAAVAVGVFFATQFLGARRRTAAGVPARPVSEIVVRTAVLAVLAFGAAHMLNQYRGMPLALLIFLVVLVSLDFVLRRTSYGRKVFALGGNTEAARRAGINVELVRVSVFSIAGTMAAFGGLMIASRILAANQGAGTGNLLMEAIAAAVIGGTSLFGGRGSVWSALLGMLVIGSIANGMALLGIAAAVQYMITGAVLLAAVVIDSVSRRTQRSAGRT; via the coding sequence GTGAGTGAGACCAACCTTTCCAAGACCCCGACCAGCGCGACCGCCGGGACCGGGGCGGCGGACGGCGACGGGAACGGCGCCGCCAGGAACGCCGCGCCCACCGTCGACCCCAGGCTGCTGGTGCGCGAGGAGGGCCTCGCGGGCTACTGGAGCGACTTCAAGCGGAAGATGCGCACCGGCGAGCTGGGCTCGGTCCCGGTCGTCGTCGGCCTCATCATCATCTGGGGCATCTTCCAACTGCAGGACTCGGCCTTCCTCTCCGCCGAGAACCTCTCCAACCTGTCGGTCTACATCGTCGGCACCGGCCTGATCTCCGTCGGCATCGTCTTCGTGCTGCTGCTGGGCGAGATCGACCTGTCGGTCGGCTCGGTCAGCGGTCTGGCCTCCGCCGTCTTCGCCGTGCTCGCCGTCAACAACGGCGTGAACGAGTGGTTGGCGGTCCCCCTGGCCCTGCTCACCGGCGCGGCGGTCGGCGCCTTCCACGGCTTCTTCTTCGCCAGGATCGGCGTCCCGGCCTTCGTGGTCACCCTCGCGGGCCTGCTCGCCTGGAACGGTCTGATGCTGAAGGTGCTGGGCACCGACGGCACCATCAACCTGGACCGCGACGGCCTGGTCGGCACCCTCTCCAACCACTACTTCACCGACATCTCCGTCGCCTACGGCACCGCCGCGGTCGCGGTCGGCGTCTTCTTCGCCACCCAGTTCCTCGGCGCCCGGCGCCGTACGGCGGCCGGTGTCCCCGCCCGCCCGGTGAGCGAGATCGTGGTGCGCACCGCGGTCCTGGCCGTCCTGGCCTTCGGCGCCGCCCACATGCTCAACCAGTACCGGGGCATGCCGCTGGCGCTGCTGATCTTCCTGGTCGTGCTGGTGTCGCTGGACTTCGTACTCCGGCGCACCTCCTACGGCCGCAAGGTCTTCGCGCTGGGCGGCAACACCGAGGCGGCCCGCCGCGCCGGCATCAACGTCGAACTCGTCCGCGTCTCGGTCTTCTCGATCGCGGGCACCATGGCGGCCTTCGGCGGACTGATGATCGCCTCCCGCATCCTGGCGGCCAACCAGGGCGCGGGCACCGGCAACCTGCTGATGGAGGCCATCGCCGCGGCGGTCATCGGCGGCACCAGCCTCTTCGGCGGGCGCGGCTCGGTGTGGTCGGCCCTGCTGGGCATGTTGGTGATCGGCTCGATCGCCAACGGCATGGCCCTGCTGGGCATCGCCGCCGCCGTCCAGTACATGATCACCGGAGCCGTGCTGCTGGCCGCGGTCGTCATCGACTCGGTCTCCCGCCGCACCCAGCGCTCCGCGGGCCGCACCTGA
- the dxs gene encoding 1-deoxy-D-xylulose-5-phosphate synthase: MALLTRITGPRDLDRLTPEQLDQLAREIRTFLVDAVSKTGGHLGPNLGVVELTIALHRVFDSPKDKVLFDTGHQSYVHKLLTGRQDFSRLRAKGGLSGYPSRAESEHDVIENSHASTVLGWADGLAKANQVLGHDDHVVAVIGDGALTGGMAWEALNNIAAAKDRPLVIVVNDNERSYAPTIGGLANHLATLRTTDGYERFLARSKELLNRTPVVGRPLYETLHGAKKGIKDVIAPQGMFEDLGLKYVGPIDGHDIAALESALTRAKRFGGPVIVHCLTEKGRGYQPAVQDEADRFHAVGVIHPDTGLPVAAAGLDWTSVFGEEMVKLGHERSDVVAITAAMLQPVGLQKFAETFPDRVYDVGIAEQHGAVSAAGLATGGLHPVFAVYATFLNRAFDQVLMDVALHKCGVTFVLDRAGVTGTDGASHNGMWDMSILQVVPDLRIAAPRDADQLRAQLREAVEIDDAPTVVRFSKGAVGPAVAAVGTAGGMDVLRDPGDAAAGRPDVLLVSVGALAPMCLEVADLLDKQGISTTVVDPRWVKPVDKALPSLAARHRVVVTVEDNSRAGGVGSAIAQALRDAGVDVPLRDFGIPPKFLDHASRNEVLAEIGLTAPDIARQVTGLVAKLDGRYGSEDAEERAAGAARD, encoded by the coding sequence GTGGCTCTGCTGACCCGCATCACGGGACCGCGCGATCTCGACCGGCTGACCCCCGAACAGCTCGACCAGCTCGCCCGGGAGATCCGGACCTTCCTCGTCGACGCGGTCTCGAAGACCGGTGGCCACCTGGGGCCCAACCTGGGCGTCGTCGAGCTGACCATCGCCCTGCACCGGGTCTTCGACTCCCCGAAGGACAAGGTCCTCTTCGACACCGGCCACCAGAGCTACGTTCACAAGCTGCTCACCGGGCGCCAGGACTTCTCCCGGCTCCGGGCCAAGGGCGGCCTGTCCGGCTACCCCTCGCGGGCCGAGTCCGAGCACGACGTCATCGAGAACTCCCACGCCTCCACCGTGCTGGGCTGGGCCGACGGCCTGGCCAAGGCCAACCAGGTACTGGGCCACGACGACCACGTCGTCGCCGTCATCGGCGACGGCGCGCTGACCGGCGGCATGGCCTGGGAGGCCCTGAACAACATCGCCGCCGCCAAGGACCGTCCCCTGGTGATCGTCGTCAACGACAACGAGCGCTCCTACGCGCCCACCATCGGCGGTCTGGCCAACCACCTGGCCACCCTGCGCACCACCGACGGCTACGAGCGCTTCCTGGCCCGCAGCAAGGAACTGCTCAACCGCACCCCCGTCGTCGGCAGGCCGCTGTACGAGACCCTGCACGGCGCCAAGAAGGGCATCAAGGACGTCATCGCCCCGCAGGGCATGTTCGAGGACCTGGGCCTGAAGTACGTCGGCCCCATCGACGGCCACGACATAGCGGCCCTGGAGTCCGCCCTGACCCGCGCCAAGCGCTTCGGCGGCCCGGTCATCGTCCACTGCCTGACCGAGAAGGGCCGCGGCTACCAGCCCGCCGTCCAGGACGAGGCCGACCGCTTCCACGCGGTGGGCGTCATCCACCCCGACACGGGCCTGCCGGTGGCGGCCGCCGGCCTGGACTGGACCTCCGTCTTCGGCGAGGAGATGGTCAAGCTCGGCCACGAGCGCTCCGACGTCGTCGCCATCACCGCCGCCATGCTCCAGCCGGTGGGCCTGCAGAAGTTCGCCGAGACCTTCCCCGACCGCGTCTACGACGTGGGCATCGCCGAGCAGCACGGCGCCGTCTCGGCGGCGGGCCTGGCCACCGGCGGGCTCCACCCGGTCTTCGCCGTCTACGCCACCTTCCTCAACCGTGCCTTCGACCAGGTGCTGATGGACGTGGCCCTGCACAAGTGCGGGGTGACCTTCGTGCTGGACCGGGCCGGAGTCACCGGCACCGACGGCGCCTCCCACAACGGCATGTGGGACATGTCGATCCTCCAGGTCGTCCCCGACCTGCGGATCGCCGCGCCGCGCGACGCCGACCAGTTGCGCGCCCAGCTCCGCGAGGCCGTCGAGATCGACGACGCACCGACCGTCGTCCGCTTCTCCAAGGGCGCGGTGGGCCCGGCGGTCGCGGCCGTGGGCACCGCCGGCGGCATGGACGTGCTGCGCGATCCGGGCGACGCCGCGGCGGGCCGGCCGGACGTGCTGCTGGTCTCGGTCGGCGCGCTGGCCCCGATGTGCCTGGAGGTCGCCGACCTCCTCGACAAGCAGGGGATCTCCACCACCGTGGTGGACCCGCGCTGGGTCAAGCCGGTCGACAAGGCCCTGCCGTCGCTGGCGGCCCGCCACCGCGTCGTGGTCACCGTCGAGGACAACAGTCGGGCGGGCGGCGTCGGTTCGGCGATCGCCCAGGCGCTGCGCGACGCGGGCGTGGACGTGCCGCTGCGCGACTTCGGCATCCCGCCGAAGTTCCTCGACCACGCCTCCCGGAACGAGGTGCTCGCCGAGATCGGGCTGACCGCCCCGGACATCGCCCGCCAGGTCACCGGACTGGTCGCCAAGCTCGACGGCCGGTACGGCTCCGAGGACGCCGAGGAGCGGGCCGCCGGCGCCGCCCGCGACTGA
- a CDS encoding ArnT family glycosyltransferase — MPTASDPTRTSVRVRAASPAPPRTAWVPGSRDRRSADAVVHRPPSGPTTRPRPFWPWLLPVLGLLAALTRIPSFRRPLWNPDEGFLATQARMLADGGVLYDTVVDRKPPLLPWLYQGAFAVFGDASLWPLKAAAVVAVAATAALLASIARRRWGERAGWTAGVLYVLVSVGLNPEDAQAANFEVFTLPFTAAAVWCADRRRWGAAGLAVAGAFLVKQTGGAVLLPAVFLLWRAVPPGGGRRAALARLGACFALPVAAVAVATGWRGFVFWTITGSGSYASFTGSELHVLGRGLLNTAILAVGCAGLLLPLVAVARARTPGRYRVLTADLWVWAAASAVAVLSGFHFFGHYYLQLMPPLVLLGTGALHLLPVDRLLRSALCSALTCAAFLGWGVVADSTELDHVRRVADAARRYAGPEEKVLFWGMHPESYWFADRAPASRYLTAGLLTNFSGGRDGHRVGQRYGVEGSWPVFRAELDEDPPKVIVDDSRGRSYAPSRMPSLRYVLAARYERVERVDGAVVYVRSER, encoded by the coding sequence ATGCCGACCGCCTCCGATCCGACCCGGACGTCCGTACGGGTGCGGGCCGCCAGTCCGGCACCGCCCAGGACCGCGTGGGTACCGGGCTCCCGCGACCGCCGATCGGCCGACGCCGTCGTCCACCGGCCGCCGTCCGGGCCCACCACCCGGCCGCGCCCGTTCTGGCCGTGGCTGCTCCCGGTGCTCGGGCTGCTGGCGGCGCTCACCCGGATCCCGTCCTTCCGGCGCCCGCTGTGGAACCCCGACGAGGGCTTCCTCGCCACCCAGGCCCGGATGCTCGCGGACGGCGGGGTGCTCTACGACACCGTCGTGGACCGCAAGCCGCCCCTGCTGCCCTGGCTGTACCAGGGGGCGTTCGCCGTCTTCGGCGACGCGTCGCTGTGGCCGTTGAAGGCGGCGGCCGTCGTGGCCGTGGCGGCGACCGCCGCCCTGCTGGCCTCCATCGCCCGACGCCGCTGGGGCGAGCGGGCCGGCTGGACCGCCGGAGTGCTGTACGTGCTGGTCTCGGTCGGTCTCAATCCCGAGGACGCCCAGGCGGCGAACTTCGAGGTCTTCACGCTGCCGTTCACCGCGGCGGCCGTCTGGTGCGCCGACCGGCGGCGCTGGGGCGCGGCCGGACTCGCGGTGGCCGGGGCCTTCCTGGTGAAGCAGACCGGCGGCGCGGTGCTGCTGCCCGCGGTGTTCCTGTTGTGGCGCGCGGTGCCGCCGGGCGGCGGGCGGCGGGCGGCGCTGGCCCGGCTCGGCGCCTGCTTCGCCCTCCCGGTGGCCGCGGTGGCCGTGGCCACCGGGTGGCGGGGCTTCGTGTTCTGGACGATCACCGGCTCCGGCTCGTACGCCTCCTTCACCGGTTCGGAACTGCACGTGCTCGGCCGCGGCCTGCTCAACACCGCGATCCTGGCCGTGGGCTGCGCGGGGCTGCTGCTGCCGCTGGTGGCGGTGGCGCGCGCCCGAACGCCGGGCCGATACCGCGTCCTGACGGCCGATCTGTGGGTGTGGGCGGCGGCGTCGGCGGTGGCGGTGCTCTCCGGCTTCCACTTCTTCGGGCACTACTACCTCCAGTTGATGCCGCCGCTGGTCCTGCTGGGCACCGGCGCCCTCCACCTGCTGCCCGTCGACCGGCTGCTCCGGTCGGCGCTGTGCTCCGCGCTGACGTGTGCGGCGTTCCTGGGCTGGGGCGTGGTGGCCGACAGCACGGAACTGGATCACGTCCGACGGGTGGCGGACGCCGCGCGCCGGTACGCGGGGCCGGAGGAGAAGGTGCTGTTCTGGGGCATGCACCCGGAGAGCTACTGGTTCGCCGATCGCGCCCCCGCCAGCCGCTACCTGACCGCCGGACTGCTCACCAACTTCAGCGGCGGGCGGGACGGGCACCGGGTGGGCCAGCGGTACGGGGTCGAGGGGAGCTGGCCGGTCTTCCGCGCCGAGCTGGACGAGGACCCGCCGAAGGTGATCGTCGACGACTCGCGCGGCAGGTCCTACGCGCCCTCCCGGATGCCGTCCCTGCGCTACGTCCTGGCGGCGCGCTACGAGCGGGTGGAACGGGTGGACGGCGCGGTGGTGTACGTCCGCTCGGAGCGTTAG
- a CDS encoding NTP pyrophosphohydrolase, which yields MIERPLLVVDAANVVGSVPDGWWRDRRGAAERLRDALAAREGDEEIVLVVEGAARGVGPVPGVRVVAAPGSGDDRIVELVAAEGRGRPCTVVTADRELRDRVRALGAEVAGPRSVR from the coding sequence ATGATCGAACGCCCTCTGCTCGTCGTGGACGCCGCCAACGTCGTCGGTTCGGTGCCGGACGGCTGGTGGCGGGACCGGCGCGGCGCGGCCGAGCGGCTGCGGGACGCGCTCGCCGCGCGGGAGGGGGACGAGGAGATCGTGCTCGTCGTGGAGGGCGCCGCGCGCGGTGTGGGCCCCGTGCCCGGGGTGCGGGTGGTGGCGGCCCCCGGCAGCGGTGACGACCGGATCGTGGAACTGGTGGCCGCCGAGGGGCGAGGCCGGCCCTGCACCGTGGTCACCGCCGACCGGGAGCTGCGGGACCGGGTGCGGGCGCTGGGCGCCGAGGTGGCCGGGCCCCGTTCGGTGCGCTGA